AACGACGCTCGAAAACCCGCTGGAGGGCGGCGTCGCGACGATCAACCTGAACGTGAACTACCTCCGGCCCGCGACGGCCGACCTGACCGCCACCGCCGAGGTGGTTCGCGCGGGATCGAGCGTCGGGGTGAGCGAGATCACCGTCGAGAGCACGACCAACGGCGAGACGGCCCCGGTCGCGACAGGACAGGGGGCGTACCGGCTCTTTCGATAGGGCACACTCGCGCTCGCGGTCGGCCTCCTTCGCCCGCCGGGAGGTCTCGATCCCCGTCCACGAACGCCCACAGCGGGAGCAGCTCCTCCGTGTGTACGGCTGAACCGTGAAGACGCCCTCCTCGCTCCGGTCGATCTCGTACGTTCGAGGGTTCTCCCTGAGGTCGGCGTCGTACTCCGAGCCGTCCTCGAGCTCGCCGAGTGTCCGCCGCTCAGCGGCTCTCGTCCCCCGCTTCTGGGTCGCCGAGCGAGAGGGTGAGACAGCGGACGGAGCCGCCGGCCTTCTGGAACTCGTCGGTCCCGATCGGGACGGGGTCGAACCCGGCGTCGGAGAGCAGCCGTTCGGTCGTCGGATTGCCCGCGCCGAGCAACACCCGATCGCCGAGCGCGACGGCGTTGCAGGCGAGGCCGCCGCGTGTCTCCGAGACCGGAGCGGCGAGTAACCGGTCGAAGACCGCCTCGATCAGCGCGAGGCCCTCGTCGGTGAACGCCTCGGGCTGTATCAGGACGGTCTCCGAATCGAGCGGCGAGAAACAGACGTCGAGGTGGTAGTAGTGCGGGTCCGTGAGTTCGAGCGCGATAACCCGCGTATCGAGGCGGTCGGCGATGTCGTCGTAGGCCGCTCGCTCGGAACGGATACCGTGGCCGCCCCAGAGCAGCCGTCTCCCCGGGTGCCAGAGCGCGTCGCCGCCCCCCTCGAACGCGTGGTCGGGGGGCGAGAGCACGTCGTAGCCGGCCTCGTGCGCCCACGCCTCGAAGTACGTCGGTTCGGCCACCCGCTCGTCGGTGGACATCGCCGCGAGCAGCGCACCGGTCCCATCCGGTATCGGGAGGGCGTGGTTCGCGCCGAACGCGAAGTCGGGTAGCGTCGCCGGATCGGGGGTTCCCTCCGGAACCGAGAGTACATCGGGGTCGATCACGAGGGTGTTCTCGGCGTACCGTTCACAGGCTTGCAGGAGCGTCTCCCACTGTCCGTGTGCGCGGTCCGTGTCGACGCCCTCGCGCATGTACGGGTTGATGTGGTAGCGGACGTCGAAGTGCGTCGGCCGGGCGAGAGCGAGCGTCGCGTGGTCGGGACGTGCGGGCAGGTCGCCGGTCGAGAACGAGAGATCGGAGACCGCCTCGACGACGGGTACCGTGGGGGAGGAGGGCATCTCCGTCGCTAGAGCCTCACACGGCATAGGTCTGGTCCCCGGCTCAGTCGAACGTCACCTCGTCCCGTCCGATCACCTCGCCGAAGAGCCATCCGGCGTGTTCGAGCGCGTACTCCCTGTGTGCCTCCTCGATGAAGCCGATACACTCCTCGACGAGCACCGGCCTGAAATCGCGTAGCCCGGCGCTACCGGCGGTGTGGAGTACGCAGACGTTCGCGAGCGTGCCACAGAACACGAGGTCGCGGATCCCGCGCGCCCGGAGCCAGCCCTCCAGTTCGGTGTTGTAGAAGGCGTCATAGGTGTGTTTCTCGACGACGTGGTCCTCCGGTTCGGGGTCGAGCGTGTCGACGATCTCGGCCTCCTCCGATCCCTCGAGGACGTGTTCGCCCCACCGGTCGAACTCGTCGTAGTAGTGGTTCGAGTCGAACTGCCCCGGCGGGTGGACGTCCCTGGTGAAGACGACGCGGGCACCCGCCCCGCGTGCGTTCGCGACCAGCTCCGCGATCGGGTCGACCGCCGACTCGCTTCCCGGCGCGTAGAGGCTCCCCTCGGGGTCGCAAAAGCCCTTCTGCATGTCGACGACGACGACTGCCGTCTCGGTCGGGTCGAAACGCATGGAGGGGGTAGGGGCCGAGAGGGCGAAACGGTTCGGTCGTGTTCGATCGCCGGACCCTTTTTACTCGACCGCCACTATCGGGCGGTATGCGTCGCGTTTGTGTCCTGTTGGTCGCCTTCATCCTCGTGGTGAGCGGCGGACCGGCGCTCGCCGTCGCGGCGGGCGCGCCGGTCGCAGCCGACGGGTCGGTGGGAGGGGAGGGACAGCTCGCGGAGGAGCCGGAGGACGACGGCGAGTGGCGCGAGTACGAACCTGACGACGAACTCGGTCTGGAGGGAGCTGAGGAGCTGAGCGACGAGGAGCTCGCGGAGGTGATCGACCGGGCGATGGTCCGCGTCGAGGAGCTCCGCGAGGTCGAGTTCGAGGAACGACCACCCGTCGAGGTCGTGACGAGAAGCGAGTTCCAGGAGGAGTTCGACGGGCTGGTCGGCGAGGGAACGGAGACCCAGACGGCGTTCGTGAACGCGAAACACAAGGCGCTGTTGCTCGTCGGCGACGACGAGGACTCGACGGAGACGCTCGCGGAGAATCAGAACGTCTCCGTCGGCGGCTTCTACTCGTCCGCGACGAACGAGATCGTCGTGGTCGTCGACGACGAGACCCCCGTCGTGGACGAGGTGATCCTCGCACACGAACTCTACCACGCCTATCAGGACCAACGGTGGGACCTCCAGCGCTACGACGCACAGACGCGCGACGAGCGTAACGCCCAGAACGGCCTGATCGAGGGCGACGCCGTCCTCATGGAGTATCGGTACGAACAGCGCTGTGAGGGCGGCGAGTGGGAGTGTGTGCGCCCGCCCGCCGCCGACGGGACCGAACCGACAGAGGAGGGCGAACCCGCGAACATGGGCCTGCTCCTGCTCGACTTCCAGCCCTACAGCGACGGCCCGACGTTCTCCGAGCACCGGTACCAGGAGGGCGGCTGGGACGCAGTGAACGAGCTCTACGGCGAACCCCCGGAGACGAGCCAGCAGGTCATCACGCCGGATCGGTACCCCGACGACCTGCCCCGCGAGGTCGAGATCGACGACGAGACCGACGAGGGGTGGGACCGCCTGCGTCCCGAGGAGCGACCGGACCACGAAGTGCTCGGGAAGGTCTCGATCGCGACGATGTTCGCCGCGCCGCTGTACGACCAGCCCGGCGCACAGCTCGTCGACCCGGACGAGTTCCTCAACGTCGGCCCCGACGGCGAGCTCGACCCGTTCGACCCGATCAACTACGACGTGGAGTACGCGACCGGGTGGGACGGCGACCGGCTACACGTCTACGAGAGCGAGGCGGGCGAGAGCGCCTACGTCTGGCGGATCGCCTGGGAGAGCGACGACGACGCCGCGACGTTCGTCGAGGGCTACGACGAGCTCCTCGAGTACCGCGGTGCCGGGGACGAGGGCGACGGCCTCTACGTCGCAGAGAGCGGCGGCTACGCCGGCGCCTACCACGTCGATCACGACGGCGACGTGGTGACGATCACCCACGCCCCGGACGTCGATGCGCTCTCGGCGGTAAACGCCGACGTCGAACCCGCGGACGTCGAAGAGGACGACGAGGTGGTGGAGACGCCCGAGGAGACCGACGACGACGTCGAAGAGACGCCCGAGGAGACCGACGACGACGTCGAAGAGACGCCCGAAGAGGAGCAGGAAGAGCAGCCCGGCTTCGGCCTCGTGGCGGCGCTCGCAGCGCTCGTGATCGCCCTCGCATTGCTCGCCAGGCGCCGCTGAGATGGGCTCGCGCGTAGCGGTCCTCGCCGTCGTCGTCCTCGTCGCCCTCGCCGGCTGTACGACGATCCCGCCCGGAGAGCTCTTTCCGTTCGGCGACGGCGAGGACGGCCCCGCCGACCTCGACACGGACAGGCCGCTCGGCGAGGTCCGCGGGGTGAGCTACGACGACGCCCTCGAAGTGAACTCGACCGCCGAACTGACCGAGGTCGAACGCGAGGCGGTGATCCACCGGGCGATGGCACGCGTCGAACTGATCCGGGGGCTGAAGTTCGAGCAGGAGGTGCCGGTGGAGGTGATCAGCCGCGAGGAGTTCAGAGAGGAACGCCGGTTCACCGAGCAGTGGGACGAGGAGTACGCGGCGTGGAACGACCACCTCTGGCGGGCGCTCTTTCACGTCGACGAGGAGACGCCCGCCGCCGAGGAGTTCGAGGCGCTCTACGGCGGGTCGATCCAGGGCTACTACTCCTCGAGCGACGAGCGGATCGTCATCGTCGCGGACGACCCGGAGGCCGTCGAGATCGACCGGAACACGCTCACACACGAACTGCTCCACGCGCTCCAGGACCAGCACTTCGGGCTCTCGAGAGACAGCTCGACGCTCGACTCGGAGTACGCCGCGATGGGAATCATCGAGGGCGACGCGAACTACGTCGAGGCGCAGTACGACGAGCGGTGTGCGGACGACGAGTGGGAGTGTCTGGAGCGGCCGAGCGCGACGAGTTCGGGTGGCTCGTTCGACTTCGGGCTGTTCGTCACGATCTTCCAGCCCTACAGCGACGGCCCGGCGTTCGTCGACCACCGGTACCAGGAGGGCGGCTGGGACGCCGTGAACGAGGTGTACGATTCCCACCCGCGAGCGACGACGGAGGTGATCCACCCCGACCGCTACGGGACGTTCGAGCCGACGAACGTGACGGTTCGGGACGAGTCGACCGAGGACTGGGTGCGGTTCAACGTGAGTAGCCGCGAGGAGGGCGTCGAAACCGTCGGTGAGGCGGCGCTCTACGCCACGTTCTGGTCGAACGGCGTGATCGACCGCGAGCACCTCTACGGGAGCGAGGACCCGCTCTCGCCGTACGACTACTCGCACCCGATCACGACCGGGTGGGCGGGCGATCAACTGGTCCCCTACGAGGGGCCCGACGGCGAGTACGCCTTCGTCTTCGAGAGCGAGTGGGAGTCCGAGGAGGACGCGGAGGCGTTCGGCGAGGCGTACGCCGAGCTCCTAGCGGTGAACGGAGCGGAGGGCGAAAGGACGGTGTTCGAGATCGACCCGGGCGAGCCGTTCGCCGGGGCGTACCACGTCGAGCAGGACGGAGTGACGGTGACGGTCGTCCACGCGCCGAGCGAGCGGGAGCTAGAGGAGGTTCACGGGGTAGAGGTGTCGGTCCCCGCATCGGTGGATGGAGCGGGGTTCGAGTCGGTTGTGACCCTGAAGCCGGGTGGCACCGGCGTCACACCGGTGCCCGCGTAGGGCGGTCAGCGGTAGTAGAACTGGCCGGCGACGACCACGACATCCTCGCCGAGGCCCCGTTCCCTGTGGTGGTCCGAGAGCCGGCGGAGTCGCCAGCGGACGGCCCCCCACTTGATGACGAGGAAGCCGACGAGGATCACGCCGAAGCCGACGAGCGTCGCCTCGGTGAGCGGCTCGCCAAGAGCGGCCACGCCGACGAGCACCGCGATCATCGGGGTGACGTAGTTGACGAGGCTCACCTGAACCGGTCCGGCCGCCTCCAGGAGCTCGAAGTAACAGAGGAAGCCGCCGACCGTCGCCGCGACCGAGAGGTAGACGAGCGCGGCGAGCGCGGTCGGCGAGAACGTCGCGGCGGCGACCGACTCGGCGGGGTGGACGAGGCTCGTCAGGTGGAGCGCGATCGCACCCACGAGCATCATCCACGCCTGCAGCGAGACGAGCGACATCGTCGAGCGGATCCGGAGCGCGAGGACGCTCCCGAGCGCGAAGCTCGTCGCCGAGAGGAACAGCAGCGCGACGCCGACGATCTGGCCGTCCAGTCCCGCGGGATCCGGGCGGGCGATGATCGCGACGCCGACGAGCCCGAGGAGGATCCCGACCGCGGTCGGGAGCGTGAGCCGCTCTCTCGGGAGCAGCCAGATCGCGAACGCGGGCGTGACGACCGGCGTGAGGCTCATCATCACCGCGGCGATGCCGCTCGTGACGTAGCTCTGGCCGACGAACAGCAGGGCGTAGTGCGCGCCGATCAGGAACGTCCCGCCGATGGCGATCAGCGCCCAGTCGGCCCAGCGGGCGGGGCGCCACTCGTAGCCGGCGACGACGACGTAGGCGAACAGTACTGCCGCGGCGACGTCGAACCGCAGGGCCGCGAACAGCACCGGCGGCAGGTCCGAGAGACCGACCTCGATCGCGAGGAACGAGGTGCCCCAGACCGTCGCGAGCAGGGCGAACAGCGTGGATGTGCGAGATAATCCTCTCATTGTGATAGGTTCTACCTCCGTAGAAGGCAGCTTCGTGGTTCCGGACTAGAGCCCGCGAGTATAAGAGGATTGCCGGATTCGAGATACCGTTTGACACCCTACCATGCTACTGAGTACTCGGTCGAACAGTCATGAACGACCGCTCCGGCCCAGTGAGGAGAACCGATCGCTCACTCGAACTCGCCGACGAGGACGGTGTTGACGTTCAGCACCTTCTGTGCCCGACGCAGGCGCTCGGAGAGCGACTGGTGGCTGATGTCGAGATCGTCGGCGAGCTCCTCGAGCGAGACGTTCCGGGGGACGTCGTAGTAGCCGCGCTCGGTCGCGAGCGTGAGCGCCTCGTGCTGGGACTCGCTCAGTCCGAACCGGCCCTCGCGGTCGTCGTTCATCTCGTAGATCGCCGTGATGTCGAGACGGATCCCCCGGTCCTCGGCGTAGTCGTACGCCCGTGAGAGGGCGTCGCGCTCGGGGAAGAGCGCCCGGAAGTTCCAGACCCCCTCCGAACCGACCGCCGAGAGGATCACCCCCTCCTGTTCGGTGAGGATGTTGACCAGGAGCTCCGCCTTGTCGACCCAGTCCATTCGGTAGAGCCTGACCCCCTCTTCGGTCTCGCTGATCAGTTCGAACGTATCGAGCGTCTCGTCCTCCGCGAAGAGGTCCTCGACCCGGTTCTGATCGTCGGCCGAGACCCAGACGTAGGGCATAACGTGGTCGGGGCCGTGGGCCGCGACGCGCTCGATCTCGATCTCCGCGATCGGCCCCTCCTGGATCGTCTCTCCCAACGCGAACCCCTCGACGGGAAGCCTGAACTCCGCGATAGTCGCCATGAGATGACCAGTAGGTTGAACGGTATAAGTCGGACGTTATCACCCCGACCGCCCGAGATCTCTCTCCAACGACACCTTCCCACGCAGGGAACGGAGTGACCCGTGAGGAGGGAGTACCGCCATCGATGCACGGGCCGATCTACCAGCCGACCTGCACCCACTGTGAGCGGCCGCAAGTCGAGGTGAACGGCCAGTACTACGGGCTCTGCTTCCACCATCTACGAGAGGAGAGGAATATCGAGGCGCTGTGACGGCCCTCTGCGTGGCGAGTGGTACACGCTCTTTTCCCTCCTCGTGGTGTCCCGATAGAGGGCGTCTGTCGGATCTCGACCGTTCAAACTGTGGATGGGCCCTGCCGGATTCGAACCAGCGACCACTCGGTTATGAGCCGAGCGCTCTCACCGGACTGAGCTAAGGGCCCTTCGAGACCACTTCCCCGTCGTCACACAAGAGCGTACCGGGTGCCCGTCGCGTGCGGCCAAACCGTATAGGGAGCCCTCTTATTTGTAGCTGGTTCGTATCGATCGCCGCCGGTGAGAGTTCACTGGCCAGGGTCGAGAGGCAGCACGGATCCATTCTCCCACCCCCCTCTGCTGCCGTTTCGGGAACGTCCCACCTCGGATGGCGATAGGGAGGTTGAAGACGGTCTGTCACGAGGTGGCGCGTATGTCAGATCTCGACGAGGAGATCCGCGAACTCGTGAGCCTCCCCAGTTTCTACCACGCGACCGCCTCGCCAGACGGCGAGCGGGTCGCCCTCTACTACGACGTGACCGGGAGAAACGAACTCCACGTCCTCGACGTCGAAACGGGAGAACGAGAGCGGGTGAGCGACGGCGAGGTACCGAAAAACGCCCGCTGGCACGTCGACTGGTCCGCGAGCGGCGAGGAGGTCTATTTCCACCTCGACGCTGACGGCGACGAACAGAACGACCTCTACGCGATCGGGCTCGATGGGGGAGTCGAGCCGGTCGTCGAGATGGAGGGACAGGTCGCGCTGATGGACGTCGGCGAGCGCGGCGAGACACTCCTGCTAGGATCGACCGCCGGAGGCCAGATGAACGTCTACGGCCACGACCTCGCGAGCGGCGAGACGACGAAGCTCACCGACTACGAGCGGGCGGCCGGCTCCGCCATCCTCTCGCCTGACGGTGAGCGGATCGCCTACGCGACGAACGAGACCGATGCCTACGAGAACCAGGACGTCTACGTCGCGAACGCCGACGGGAGCGATCCCCGGAACCTCGCTATCGGTGAGACGGGCGCCGAAAGCTCGCCCACGGAGTTCTCGCCCGAGGGGGAACGACTGCTCGTCTCGGACAACTCGGAGGACCTCTCGCGGATGGGGATCTACGACCTCGAGACGGACGAGATCGACTGGTTCGGCGGCCTGGAGCACGAGGAGTCGCCGATCGGTTTCTTCGCCGAGAATCTGGTCCTCGTTCACCGGACCCGCGAGGCGATGGTCGTCCCGGTCGTCTACGACGTTGGAACCGGCGAGAGCCGAGAACTGGACCTCCCCAATGGCGTCAGTAGCTTCGCCGGTATGGGGTCGGCGGCCCTCACCGGCGATCGAGTGCTCCTCACACACACGACGCCGACGCGCCGGCCGGAACTGCTCGCGTACGACCTCTCGACGGACGAACGGGAGGTGCTCCTCGAGGCGGAGTACGGCCCGTTCAGCTCGAGGGGATTCGCCGACGCCGAGTACTTCGAGTTCGACTCGCACGACGGTCTCGAGATCGGTGCGCTACTCTACGACTCGGGTGAGCGCCCCTCCCCTCTAATCGTCAACCCCCACGGCGGGCCGCGCGCGGCCGACTACCGAAATTTCGACCTCTACTCGCAGGTGCTGCTCGCCCACGGCTACAGCGTCCTGCAGGTGAACTACCGCGGGTCGACGGGGCGAGGGAGGGAGTTCGTCGAACTGCTCTACGGGGACTGGGGCGGCGACGAGCAGGCCGACGTCGCGGCCGGCGTCCGTCACGTCCTCGAAACGCGAGACTGGCTCGACGCGGATCGCGTCGCGGTCTTCGGCGGCTCCTACGGCGGCTACTCCGCGTTCACGCAGATGCTTCTCTATCCCGAGCTCTACGCCGCGGGCGTCGGCTGGATCGGCGTCACCGATCTCAGGGATATGTTCGAGAACACGATGCCCCACTTCCGGACCGAGCTGCTCGAAAAACAGCTCGGAACGCCCGAGGAGAACCCCGAACTCTACGACGAACGGAGCCCCGTGAACCTCGTCGAGAACCTCTCGGCACCGTTACTGATAGTCCACGGCGTCAACGACCGCCGGGTGCCGATCTCGCAGGCCCGCCTGCTCCGCGAGGCGCTCACGGACGCCGGCTACGGGGAGGGCGAGACCGAGGACTTCGAGTACGTCGAACTCGGCGAGGAGGGCCACGCCTCCTCGGACATCGACCAGAAGATCCGGACGTTCGAGATTCTGATCGACTTCCTGGACCGGCGGCTCTGATCCGATGGGGTTCCTGACCGCACCCCCAATGGGGCCGGGTGACCGGGTCGCCGTCGTCGCCCCGTCGAGCGGTGGCGCGCGCGACGCCCCACACGTCCTCGCGCTCGGGCTCTCGCGTCTTCGCGAGGTCTTCGGTCTCGAACCGGTCGTCTTCCCGACCGCCAGACAGGGCAACGGCTTTCTGGAGGAACACCCACGGGCACGCGCGGCCGACCTCCACGCCGCGTTCGAGGACCCCTCGATAACGGGCGTATTCACGACGATCGACGGCTGAGACGCCCTAAGGACCCTCCGCTATCTCGACCCCGAGCGCCTGCGGGAGAGCCCGACGCGCTTCTTCGGGATGAGCGACAACACGAACGTCTCGCTCGCGCTCTGGAACGCCGGGATCGTCTCGTTCAACGGCGCACAGCTGATGAACGAACTCGCAGTTCCGGGCGAACTCCCGGCGTACACCGAGCGCTACTGCCGGCGGGCGTTTTTCGAGGAGTCGTTCGGCGAACTCGAACCCTCCGTGGAGTGGACCGACCAGCCGAGCACGTGGTGGACGGACCCCGAGGAGATGGACGAGGAGCCGGAGTACGAGCCGAACCCGGGGTGGCGGTGGGAGGGATCTGACCGCTCCGCGACCGGGCGGCTCTGGGGCGGCTGCCGGCCGATCGCCGAGTGGCAGCTCGCGACCGACCGGTACCTGCCCGATCCCGACGACCTCGACGGCGGGGTGCTCGCACTCGAGACCGCCGAGGACCTCCCGGGACCCGAAGACGTCGCTGCGACGCTCGTCTGTTTGGGCGAACGCGGGTTGTTAGAGCGATTTTCGGCGGTACTCCTCGGTCGGCCACCGGGTCGAAGCCACCACCAGGAGCCGCTGCGCGAACGGCGGGAGGCCTACCGCGAGCGACTCTACGAGCGGGTCGTCGCTGAAGTCGAACGCTACAACCCGGCTGCTCCGGTCGTTCTGGGGCTGGACTGGGGACACACCACTCCGATCGCGCCGCTCCCGATCGGTGGACGAGTGAGGATCGATCCCGGGAGCGAGGCGATCGTCTTCGAGTAGGGGCGACGGCAGGGCCGTCGTCACTCCTCCGCGTCGTCCTCGTCTTCGACGTCCAGCCCGCGGTTGTTCACCGCTTGTGGATCGATGCCGACCTCCTCCAAGAACTGGCGGTACTCGCGTTCGCACTGTTCGGCCGCCTTCTGCCGGTCGGAGGCGTGCGAACAGAGCGCGTCCAGGTCCGCCGGAACGTCGTTCGAGTGGACGATCCAGTGGTCGACGAGGTCCGAGAGCCGGCGGATCGGGCTGGTGAAGTGTCCATAAATCTCGAAGTTGAGCGCGTGGTGACCGCCGAACGGGTCGGCCATGTAGCGGGCTCTGGGCATCACCTTCATCACCGCCCACTGGATCTTCCCGAGCTGGCGCGAGGGGGCCTGTTCGAGCGTCGCGTTCACCGCCTTCCGGGGGTCGTCCCAGCTCTCGGCAGGGATGGAGACCCCATCGAGCTCCTGGATCTCCTGGAGCGCCTTGTCCCACTCGTCGGGCGTGGGCTGGGGATGGACGCGGTACATCGCCTCGACCCCTCTGTTCCACATCAGCTCGTGGGTGACGGCCTTGTTCGCCTTCAGCATGCACTCCTCGATGATCGTGTGCGCGCGGTCTCTGCGCGGATTCAGCACGAGCGAGCCGTCCTCCTTCCGGATCTCGTGCATCCGGTCGGCGAGGTCGTGTACCAGGGTACACTCCTCGTGGAGCGGTGCGTCGGGGTCGTCGAGGCGTTTTTCGGCCTGGGAGTAGGTGAGCCGCTCGTCGCTTCGGATCACGGACTTGTAGATGTCGATCTCCTCGTAGCTGAGCGTCTCCCCATCCAGGTGCATCTCGACGGTGTGTGCCAGCCGGTCCTCCTCGGGGACGAGCGAGCAGACCGTCTCCGCGAGCGTCGGCGGCAGCATGTGGATCGTGTACGCCGGGAGGTAGACCGTGTTGCCGCGCTGCTTGGCCTCCTGCCACGTCGCCGTCTCGGGGGTGACGTAGTGGGTGACGTCCGCGATGTGGACCCAGAGAACGTAGCCGTCATCTCGCTCCACGACCGAGATGGCGTCGTCGAAGTCCTGGGCGTCGATCGGGTCGGTCGTCCAGGTAGTGAGTTCACGCAGATCCCGGCGCTCGTCGGCTTCGCTCTGGATCTCGCTCTCTATGTCCTCTGTTCGCGCCTCCGCCTCCTCGAGTACGCTCCGCGGGAACGCGTCGGGGATCTCGAACTTCTCTAAGAGCTCCTCGCGCTTTCGCTCGATGTGTCGCGCGAGCTCCTCGTCGATCACGACCGGCCCCTGGCCCTCCGCGGTGCCGGCGTACGCCTGGCGCTCCTCCGCGTCGGTCACGTCGATCCCTCCACGGCACCACAGGCGGTGAGAACTCGCGTCATGGTTTCGGCTACGGGCGACGGGTAAGTAAGCGTTGTCGGCCGCGGCTCACCGCTCTCGCTCTTCGAGTGGGCCGTACCGCTCCTCGACGGCCACCCAGTACCACGTCAGGAACTCCTCGCGTGTCCGCTCGCCGGCACCCACCTCACAGAGCAGCCCCTCCAGTTCGTTCCGCGGCTGGTGACAGAGCTCCCGGTGACAGCGTTTACAGAGGTACTCGAACCGTTTTCCCTCTCGGTCCCACCGGTCGCCGTACTTGTCGTACTCGCGGGCGTCGCCGCGGGTCGTCTCCGCGCCACAGGCGATGCACGTCACGGCCCGGTGTCCCTGCCGTCGGGGACCCCACATACGGGAGAGAACGGAGCGCCGGCACTTAGCCCTTTTCGCGGTTCGACCGAACGGACGATTTATGCCCCGCGGTAGGCGAGTACGGCCATGAACGTCACCAACCGACACCACCTCCGGAGTGACGCGGTCTCCCGGCTCGAATCGACGCTCGAATCCACACTCGGCGTGACCATCGACGGCGATGCCTACGAGCGCGTCGAGTTCTCCGACGAGCCCTTCGACGTCGTGCTCGTCGACGGTAACCCGCTGGTGTTCACCGACGACGAGGAGTTCGCGCTCACGGTCCAGGGGGCGAACGAGTACCCGCCAGAACGAGGGATCGTCACCGTCGACGCCGGCGCGGTCTCGTTCGTCTCCGACGGCGCGGATGTGATGCGTCCGGGGATCGTCGAGGCCGACGAGGGGATCGAAGCCGGCGACCTCGTCGCCATCGCCGAGGAGACCCACGGGAAGGTGCTCGCGATCGGTCGCGCTCGCGTCGACGGGGGCGAGATGGTCGGCGACTCGGGGAAGGTCGTCGACTCGATCCACCACGTCGGCGACAAGCTCTACACGTTCACCGTCTGAGACGGAACGGGAGACCCGAGTTCGAGGGCTGTCCACCCCGAACGGTACAGAAAGCACTTGGTGGCAAGCGAGAGCGCATCGGTATGAACCGACGGATCTTCATGGTCGGGGTCGCCGCGGCCACCGTACCGCTCTCGGGCTGTTCGACCGACGAGTCGCAGGCGACCGGTCTCGGGAGCATCGTCGTCTCGAACGACCGGGGGGAGCCAGCCGAGATCCACCTGCGCGTCAGTGAGGACGGCGAGGACGTTCACGACGAGCGGTACACGCTCGACCCCGGGCCGGGTGACGACCTCTCGCTGAGCGAGGAGTGGATGGGCGACGGCGAGTACGAGATAACCCTCGGACTTGTCGACGGGAACGGCGAACGGACGGTCTCGACGGGGGAGTTCGAGGAGACGGTCTCGGAGTGGGACGACGACTGTTACCACCTCCGGTTCGTCGTCGGCTCCGGCGGGGGCGTGGCGGAGTACGTCCGGGGCGGGGAGTGTTTGGGCTCGTAACCCGGGAGCCCGAAACGAAGCGGACGGTGACCGTTCAGTAGTCCTGTGTCTCGCTTTCCTCGTTACCAGCCTCGTCGGTGACGGTGAGTCGAACGCTGTCCGGGGTATCCCGCGTTCGGAGTTCGTGTTCGCCTGAGGCGCTCTCGCCGCTGACGCTCGACGTCTCGCTGTCGAGGAGCTCGCCACCGTCGAGCAGCTCGCTGGTCACTTCCTCGAGCGCGCCGTCGTCGGAGACCGCCCAGTCGACGACCGCACGGGACCAGGGGCCGCTGGACCTGGGACTGACGTCGAACGTGTCGATCTCGGGATCGGATTCCGCATCCCCGTCGTCGTCATCCTCTCCCTCAGTTGTGAACGCGACACCGTCGCCCTCG
This region of Halalkalicoccus sp. CGA53 genomic DNA includes:
- a CDS encoding dimethylarginine dimethylaminohydrolase family protein is translated as MPSSPTVPVVEAVSDLSFSTGDLPARPDHATLALARPTHFDVRYHINPYMREGVDTDRAHGQWETLLQACERYAENTLVIDPDVLSVPEGTPDPATLPDFAFGANHALPIPDGTGALLAAMSTDERVAEPTYFEAWAHEAGYDVLSPPDHAFEGGGDALWHPGRRLLWGGHGIRSERAAYDDIADRLDTRVIALELTDPHYYHLDVCFSPLDSETVLIQPEAFTDEGLALIEAVFDRLLAAPVSETRGGLACNAVALGDRVLLGAGNPTTERLLSDAGFDPVPIGTDEFQKAGGSVRCLTLSLGDPEAGDESR
- a CDS encoding cysteine hydrolase family protein: MRFDPTETAVVVVDMQKGFCDPEGSLYAPGSESAVDPIAELVANARGAGARVVFTRDVHPPGQFDSNHYYDEFDRWGEHVLEGSEEAEIVDTLDPEPEDHVVEKHTYDAFYNTELEGWLRARGIRDLVFCGTLANVCVLHTAGSAGLRDFRPVLVEECIGFIEEAHREYALEHAGWLFGEVIGRDEVTFD
- a CDS encoding Hvo_1808 family surface protein — encoded protein: MRRVCVLLVAFILVVSGGPALAVAAGAPVAADGSVGGEGQLAEEPEDDGEWREYEPDDELGLEGAEELSDEELAEVIDRAMVRVEELREVEFEERPPVEVVTRSEFQEEFDGLVGEGTETQTAFVNAKHKALLLVGDDEDSTETLAENQNVSVGGFYSSATNEIVVVVDDETPVVDEVILAHELYHAYQDQRWDLQRYDAQTRDERNAQNGLIEGDAVLMEYRYEQRCEGGEWECVRPPAADGTEPTEEGEPANMGLLLLDFQPYSDGPTFSEHRYQEGGWDAVNELYGEPPETSQQVITPDRYPDDLPREVEIDDETDEGWDRLRPEERPDHEVLGKVSIATMFAAPLYDQPGAQLVDPDEFLNVGPDGELDPFDPINYDVEYATGWDGDRLHVYESEAGESAYVWRIAWESDDDAATFVEGYDELLEYRGAGDEGDGLYVAESGGYAGAYHVDHDGDVVTITHAPDVDALSAVNADVEPADVEEDDEVVETPEETDDDVEETPEETDDDVEETPEEEQEEQPGFGLVAALAALVIALALLARRR
- a CDS encoding Hvo_1808 family surface protein, yielding MGSRVAVLAVVVLVALAGCTTIPPGELFPFGDGEDGPADLDTDRPLGEVRGVSYDDALEVNSTAELTEVEREAVIHRAMARVELIRGLKFEQEVPVEVISREEFREERRFTEQWDEEYAAWNDHLWRALFHVDEETPAAEEFEALYGGSIQGYYSSSDERIVIVADDPEAVEIDRNTLTHELLHALQDQHFGLSRDSSTLDSEYAAMGIIEGDANYVEAQYDERCADDEWECLERPSATSSGGSFDFGLFVTIFQPYSDGPAFVDHRYQEGGWDAVNEVYDSHPRATTEVIHPDRYGTFEPTNVTVRDESTEDWVRFNVSSREEGVETVGEAALYATFWSNGVIDREHLYGSEDPLSPYDYSHPITTGWAGDQLVPYEGPDGEYAFVFESEWESEEDAEAFGEAYAELLAVNGAEGERTVFEIDPGEPFAGAYHVEQDGVTVTVVHAPSERELEEVHGVEVSVPASVDGAGFESVVTLKPGGTGVTPVPA
- a CDS encoding DMT family transporter: MRGLSRTSTLFALLATVWGTSFLAIEVGLSDLPPVLFAALRFDVAAAVLFAYVVVAGYEWRPARWADWALIAIGGTFLIGAHYALLFVGQSYVTSGIAAVMMSLTPVVTPAFAIWLLPRERLTLPTAVGILLGLVGVAIIARPDPAGLDGQIVGVALLFLSATSFALGSVLALRIRSTMSLVSLQAWMMLVGAIALHLTSLVHPAESVAAATFSPTALAALVYLSVAATVGGFLCYFELLEAAGPVQVSLVNYVTPMIAVLVGVAALGEPLTEATLVGFGVILVGFLVIKWGAVRWRLRRLSDHHRERGLGEDVVVVAGQFYYR
- a CDS encoding helix-turn-helix domain-containing protein, encoding MATIAEFRLPVEGFALGETIQEGPIAEIEIERVAAHGPDHVMPYVWVSADDQNRVEDLFAEDETLDTFELISETEEGVRLYRMDWVDKAELLVNILTEQEGVILSAVGSEGVWNFRALFPERDALSRAYDYAEDRGIRLDITAIYEMNDDREGRFGLSESQHEALTLATERGYYDVPRNVSLEELADDLDISHQSLSERLRRAQKVLNVNTVLVGEFE